One genomic window of Halanaerobium saccharolyticum subsp. saccharolyticum DSM 6643 includes the following:
- a CDS encoding 5'-nucleotidase, with the protein MPFDLNKYLVIGISSRALFDLSLENKIYEEKGLKEYSKYQIEHENDILKQGAGFNLIKGFLHINEIVSTKRKSEVIILSRNNADTSLRIFNSIEKYNLDISRAALTSGESLTPYLNAFDVDLFLSADKEDVQEAINAGFAAGLIYENYTYAEDDLDQIRIAFDGDAVLFSDESEKIYQEKGLEAFLEHEKENAKKPLPEGPFAKLLKSLSFIQKQFNGEKSPIRTALVTSRNMPAHERVIRTLREWGIRIDEAFFLGGAPKGKVLDAFGAHIFFDDQIVHLDTAAKFVPVAQVPYKEEPGSIT; encoded by the coding sequence TTGCCTTTTGATTTAAACAAATATCTTGTTATTGGAATATCATCGAGAGCTTTATTTGACTTATCTTTAGAAAACAAGATATATGAAGAAAAGGGATTAAAAGAATATTCTAAATATCAAATTGAGCATGAAAATGATATTTTAAAACAAGGAGCAGGTTTTAACCTTATAAAAGGTTTTTTACATATTAATGAGATTGTATCTACCAAAAGAAAGTCTGAAGTAATAATTTTATCAAGAAATAATGCTGATACAAGTTTAAGAATTTTTAATTCAATAGAAAAATATAATCTAGATATTTCTAGAGCTGCACTAACTAGTGGTGAATCATTAACCCCTTATTTGAATGCCTTCGATGTAGATCTTTTCTTATCAGCTGATAAAGAAGATGTTCAAGAAGCAATTAATGCTGGCTTTGCTGCAGGATTAATATATGAGAATTACACCTATGCTGAAGATGATCTTGATCAAATTAGAATTGCATTTGATGGAGATGCTGTTTTATTTTCAGATGAATCAGAGAAAATATATCAAGAAAAGGGGTTAGAAGCATTTTTAGAACATGAAAAGGAGAATGCAAAAAAACCCTTACCAGAAGGTCCCTTTGCAAAACTATTAAAATCTTTATCTTTTATTCAGAAACAATTCAATGGTGAAAAATCACCAATTAGAACTGCTTTAGTAACTTCAAGAAATATGCCAGCACATGAAAGAGTAATTAGAACTTTGAGAGAATGGGGAATTCGAATTGATGAGGCTTTCTTTTTGGGAGGTGCACCTAAAGGAAAAGTTTTAGATGCATTTGGAGCTCATATATTCTTTGATGATCAAATAGTTCATTTAGACACTGCTGCTAAATTCGTACCAGTTGCTCAAGTACCATATAAAGAAGAACCAGGCTCCATCACATAA
- a CDS encoding serine hydrolase, producing the protein MEVLQDIFRGEKENLESLFADSFLEQVSLNQIEAIVNQYGSALGAVQSAKQTEEGYSLQFKKGSAPAQISLNEEDKIIGLWFGNYTLAEDNLDAILADLKELPGELSISVIKNNQERVFSYNDQKKLAVGSTFKLHVLRRLYEEIEDSDKSWSDVIELKAKNKSLPSGILQDWTVGTPLTLKTLSSLMISQSDNTATDHLIDYLGREKLESGLDDLNLPFLKTREFFMLKFSDANQLKERYLNANLAEKRDILTELSKSKLTNIEVDNKPILIDQLEWYFSTEELAELIYQLRYMPEIKINSGLVNKDNYFLAGFKGGSEPGVLQFTHLLQKRKESDIYAVSVTINNSEQEVEQQKAAQLTSRLISAVLGK; encoded by the coding sequence GTGGAAGTGTTGCAGGATATTTTTAGAGGGGAAAAAGAAAATCTGGAGTCTCTATTTGCAGATTCTTTTTTAGAACAGGTTTCCTTAAATCAGATTGAAGCAATTGTCAATCAGTATGGAAGTGCCTTAGGAGCTGTTCAATCAGCAAAACAAACTGAGGAAGGATATAGTCTGCAGTTTAAAAAGGGTAGTGCTCCAGCTCAGATAAGCTTAAATGAAGAAGATAAAATAATTGGGCTCTGGTTTGGAAATTATACCCTGGCAGAAGATAATCTAGATGCTATTTTAGCAGATTTGAAAGAACTTCCAGGTGAACTTTCAATTTCAGTAATCAAAAACAATCAGGAAAGAGTATTTAGCTATAATGATCAAAAAAAGTTAGCAGTAGGTTCTACTTTTAAATTACATGTTTTAAGGAGATTATATGAAGAAATTGAAGATAGTGATAAAAGCTGGAGTGATGTAATAGAATTAAAAGCTAAAAATAAATCACTGCCTTCCGGAATTTTACAGGATTGGACAGTCGGTACACCGCTGACTTTAAAAACGTTAAGCAGCTTAATGATTTCTCAGAGTGATAATACTGCAACAGATCATTTAATTGATTATTTAGGTAGAGAAAAACTGGAAAGCGGTCTAGATGATCTAAATCTTCCATTTTTAAAGACCAGAGAATTTTTTATGCTAAAATTTTCTGACGCTAATCAGCTCAAAGAACGTTATTTAAATGCAAATTTGGCAGAAAAACGAGATATTCTAACTGAGCTTTCAAAGAGTAAGCTTACTAACATTGAAGTTGACAATAAACCGATTTTAATTGATCAACTGGAATGGTATTTCAGCACTGAAGAGCTGGCAGAGTTGATTTATCAGTTAAGATATATGCCGGAGATTAAAATAAATTCTGGGCTGGTAAATAAAGATAATTATTTTCTGGCTGGATTTAAAGGTGGTTCAGAGCCGGGTGTTCTACAATTTACGCATCTGCTGCAGAAAAGAAAAGAATCAGATATTTATGCTGTTTCGGTAACAATTAACAACAGTGAACAGGAAGTTGAGCAGCAAAAAGCAGCACAACTGACATCCAGATTGATTTCGGCAGTGCTTGGAAAGTAA
- a CDS encoding indole-3-glycerol phosphate synthase TrpC — protein MRELTELPILRKEFIIDPLQIYESFFIGADLVLLIAAILDNEQLESFLTLCRELKLEVIVEVHNLDELERVLKTEAEIIGINNRDLNDFSVDLKTTTELTKELKRLGQRDNHYLIAESGIKTREDIDFLKEIGVDGVLIGETLMKAESPAAKVKELGLP, from the coding sequence ATGAGAGAGCTGACTGAACTGCCAATTTTACGCAAAGAATTTATTATTGATCCATTACAGATTTATGAAAGCTTTTTTATCGGAGCTGATTTGGTGCTTTTAATTGCAGCTATTTTAGATAATGAGCAGTTGGAGAGCTTTTTGACTCTCTGCCGAGAACTTAAGCTGGAAGTGATCGTTGAGGTTCATAATCTGGATGAGTTGGAACGGGTCCTTAAAACAGAGGCCGAAATTATCGGAATTAACAATCGTGATTTGAATGATTTCAGTGTTGATCTAAAAACTACAACAGAGCTGACAAAAGAACTAAAAAGACTGGGCCAGCGGGATAATCATTATCTGATTGCAGAAAGCGGAATCAAGACAAGAGAAGATATAGATTTTTTAAAAGAAATTGGTGTTGATGGAGTTTTGATTGGTGAAACACTAATGAAAGCAGAATCTCCAGCAGCAAAAGTTAAAGAATTGGGTCTGCCTTAA
- a CDS encoding phosphoribosylanthranilate isomerase — MIKICGMTRREDVVFAVNIGVDALGFILAKSPRQISLDQVRELTRNLPPFINRVAVVVNPKAEEVKQIERSKLFDYIQFHGSEEPEMLKNTVLKSIKAISIAGEEDLAEVKKYKGSADYLLFDTKIGSQTGGTGESFDWKLINELKLPYILAGGLGVENIEAALEKLNPRAVDLNSQVENKPGKKNHRLVRKTVEKIKKFYD; from the coding sequence ATGATCAAAATCTGTGGTATGACTCGCAGAGAAGATGTTGTTTTTGCAGTAAATATCGGAGTAGATGCTCTGGGCTTTATTCTGGCCAAAAGTCCGCGACAGATTAGCCTGGATCAGGTTAGAGAGCTGACACGTAATCTGCCGCCCTTTATTAATCGGGTAGCAGTTGTAGTCAATCCAAAGGCAGAAGAAGTCAAACAGATTGAAAGAAGTAAATTATTTGATTATATTCAGTTTCATGGCAGTGAGGAACCGGAAATGCTTAAAAATACAGTTCTAAAAAGTATTAAGGCTATTTCAATTGCAGGAGAAGAGGATCTGGCTGAGGTAAAAAAATATAAAGGGAGTGCAGATTATCTTTTATTTGATACTAAGATCGGCAGCCAGACTGGTGGTACAGGAGAGAGCTTTGATTGGAAGTTGATTAATGAGCTGAAACTGCCTTATATACTGGCCGGAGGGCTGGGAGTAGAAAATATAGAAGCGGCTCTTGAAAAATTAAATCCTCGGGCAGTTGATCTTAACAGTCAGGTCGAAAATAAACCAGGAAAGAAAAATCATCGTTTAGTGAGAAAAACAGTGGAAAAAATAAAAAAATTCTACGATTAA
- a CDS encoding HpcH/HpaI aldolase/citrate lyase family protein gives MRHHLYNPDFKFVKEPAQFDKNSSKKLLQFCLGATLYTPGTKDLKEKLINENKLAGLTSLVLDCEDSISESDLHEAEENIISILEYTANMLDKGKLDKSDLPLLFIRVRNIDHFKQFSKKFSKQHLEIITGFNFPKFDTRNAKEYLNQLENLNNKYNKKLYGMPILESKELAYKEKRIHNLVNLKDIIQPYKKFILNIRVGATDFSSRFFFKKGDKFFDL, from the coding sequence TTGAGACATCACTTATACAATCCTGATTTCAAGTTTGTTAAAGAACCTGCTCAGTTTGATAAAAACAGCAGCAAAAAATTACTTCAGTTCTGTCTGGGAGCCACTCTTTATACTCCAGGTACAAAAGATTTAAAAGAAAAGTTAATTAATGAAAATAAACTAGCTGGATTAACATCTCTAGTTCTAGATTGTGAAGATTCAATTTCAGAGTCTGACTTACATGAAGCCGAAGAAAATATAATTAGTATTTTAGAATATACAGCAAATATGTTAGATAAAGGAAAACTAGATAAATCTGATCTTCCCCTATTATTTATAAGAGTAAGAAATATTGATCATTTTAAACAGTTTTCAAAAAAATTTTCTAAACAGCATTTAGAAATTATAACTGGGTTTAATTTCCCAAAATTTGATACAAGAAATGCCAAAGAATATCTGAATCAACTTGAAAATTTAAATAATAAATATAATAAAAAACTATATGGAATGCCAATCTTGGAAAGTAAAGAACTTGCCTATAAAGAAAAAAGAATTCATAATTTAGTAAATCTAAAAGATATAATTCAACCTTATAAAAAATTTATTCTAAATATCAGAGTTGGTGCAACTGATTTTTCATCTCGTTTTTTCTTTAAGAAGGGGGATAAATTTTTCGATTTATGA
- the trpB gene encoding tryptophan synthase subunit beta: MSRGYFEEFGGRFVPETLMPALDELEETYLELKDDPEFINELKSLLADYSGRPTSLYYAEQLTKYYGGAKIYLKREDLNHTGAHKINNTLGQILLARKMGKKRIIAETGAGQHGVATATVAARFNLDCEIYMGAEDIERQALNVYKMEMLGAEVIPVTSGTQTLKDATNEAIRDWVTNVEDTHYIIGSVVGPHPYPEMVRDFQRIIGDETKKQIQKQEGRLPDYLLACVGGGSNAMGLFYPFVDDQEVKMIGIEASGKGIETGQHAATLSAGRVGVLHGSKSYLLQDDDGQIIPAYSISAGLDYPGVGPEHSYLKSIERVTYQAATDMEAVAAFKLLSEKEGIIPALETSHALSYLEKLAPELEQDQIIVVNLSGRGDKDINNFKKVKEVEKDE; this comes from the coding sequence ATGAGCAGAGGTTATTTTGAAGAATTTGGGGGACGTTTTGTTCCGGAAACATTAATGCCGGCTTTAGATGAGCTGGAAGAAACTTACTTAGAATTGAAAGATGATCCGGAATTTATTAATGAATTAAAGTCACTGCTTGCTGATTACAGCGGCAGACCGACTTCCTTATATTATGCGGAGCAGCTGACCAAATATTACGGGGGAGCAAAAATTTATTTAAAAAGAGAAGATTTAAATCACACCGGAGCACATAAAATAAATAATACTTTGGGCCAGATTCTGTTGGCCAGAAAAATGGGTAAAAAAAGAATTATTGCAGAAACAGGTGCCGGCCAGCATGGAGTGGCAACTGCAACTGTGGCAGCCCGTTTTAATTTAGACTGTGAGATTTATATGGGGGCGGAGGATATTGAACGGCAGGCACTTAATGTCTATAAGATGGAAATGCTGGGGGCAGAAGTTATTCCAGTTACCAGCGGCACTCAGACTTTAAAAGATGCAACAAATGAGGCAATTCGGGACTGGGTAACAAATGTTGAAGACACTCATTATATTATTGGTTCTGTAGTGGGTCCTCATCCCTATCCAGAGATGGTGCGAGATTTTCAGAGAATAATTGGGGATGAGACAAAAAAGCAGATTCAAAAGCAAGAAGGAAGACTACCTGATTATCTTTTAGCCTGTGTCGGTGGTGGCAGTAATGCGATGGGTCTTTTTTATCCCTTTGTTGATGATCAGGAAGTAAAAATGATAGGAATCGAAGCTTCCGGTAAGGGGATAGAGACAGGTCAGCATGCAGCTACTTTGTCTGCGGGCAGAGTTGGAGTTTTACACGGCAGTAAATCATATCTGCTGCAGGATGATGATGGTCAGATTATTCCTGCTTATTCTATTTCTGCCGGTCTTGACTATCCGGGAGTAGGACCAGAACATAGCTATTTAAAATCAATTGAGCGGGTCACTTATCAAGCAGCAACTGATATGGAGGCAGTGGCTGCCTTTAAGCTCTTAAGCGAAAAAGAAGGTATTATTCCGGCGCTGGAGACTTCACATGCCCTCTCTTATTTAGAAAAATTGGCTCCAGAACTGGAACAGGATCAGATAATTGTGGTTAATCTTTCCGGTCGGGGCGATAAAGACATCAATAATTTTAAGAAGGTCAAGGAGGTAGAAAAGGATGAATAA
- the trpA gene encoding tryptophan synthase subunit alpha, which produces MNKITAQFQGEKPLITYISGGDPSLEMTEKLIYKLQAEGVDIIEIGIPFSDPLADGPVIQEASQRALKAGTTLKKLIAKINEIQAQVEVPLVLMGYYNSILNYGEKDFARDIAEAGVSGVIIPDLPVDEKAELSKYLENYGVSQIMLVTPNTSKQRLKEITAKSSGFLYCVAHLGTTGDGQQGVYPKLENYLKRVRKAAGELPLGLGFGIDGPEKVRKIIDYPDGIIIGSALIKAIQAGETEAEMLENAGKFAKEIKNAIKT; this is translated from the coding sequence ATGAATAAAATAACGGCACAATTTCAGGGTGAAAAGCCATTAATAACTTACATCAGTGGTGGTGATCCCAGCCTAGAGATGACCGAAAAATTGATTTATAAACTGCAGGCTGAAGGTGTAGATATTATTGAAATTGGGATTCCTTTTTCTGATCCCTTAGCTGATGGACCGGTGATTCAGGAGGCTTCTCAAAGAGCCTTAAAAGCTGGAACTACTTTAAAAAAGCTGATTGCAAAAATCAATGAAATTCAGGCTCAGGTTGAAGTACCGCTGGTGCTGATGGGTTATTATAATTCTATTTTAAATTATGGAGAAAAAGATTTTGCCCGCGATATCGCCGAAGCTGGTGTTTCAGGGGTGATTATTCCCGATTTACCTGTGGATGAAAAAGCTGAACTATCAAAGTATCTTGAAAATTATGGAGTTTCTCAGATTATGTTGGTAACCCCCAATACCTCAAAACAACGCTTAAAAGAAATTACAGCTAAAAGTTCAGGCTTTCTCTACTGTGTTGCTCACTTAGGTACTACAGGAGATGGGCAGCAGGGAGTTTATCCAAAGTTAGAAAACTATCTCAAGCGGGTTCGTAAAGCAGCAGGTGAACTGCCATTGGGACTTGGTTTTGGAATTGATGGCCCAGAAAAGGTTAGAAAAATAATTGATTATCCCGATGGAATCATTATTGGCAGTGCTCTGATTAAAGCCATTCAGGCTGGTGAAACTGAAGCAGAGATGCTTGAAAATGCTGGAAAATTTGCTAAAGAAATTAAAAATGCCATAAAAACCTAG
- a CDS encoding alpha/beta fold hydrolase → MKKKVVLVHGYFKNEKDMFALKTKLEKANFEVHTVNLPLTFKKLKSTLPHFKKEVEKIIAESKAGEKINFVGHSTGGLLIRKFLAVTEDKDKIGRIVLIAAPNRGSRLAYFAKKYFRPLTAVFKTLASIGVENVKKLEMVAVSDFEIAAIAGNKSNLFLGRFLNKENDGRIRVKSVRIPGLKDFIVLPYGHKDIHFQEETADLVVEFLEFGSFNGVDKNEK, encoded by the coding sequence ATGAAGAAAAAAGTTGTTTTAGTTCATGGCTATTTTAAAAATGAAAAGGATATGTTTGCTTTGAAGACTAAACTAGAAAAAGCAAATTTTGAAGTGCATACAGTTAATCTGCCCCTGACTTTTAAAAAGTTGAAATCGACTCTCCCGCACTTTAAAAAAGAAGTCGAAAAAATCATTGCAGAATCTAAAGCAGGAGAGAAGATTAATTTTGTAGGCCACAGCACCGGTGGACTTTTAATCAGAAAGTTTTTAGCAGTTACTGAAGATAAAGATAAAATTGGCAGAATAGTTTTAATAGCTGCCCCAAATCGCGGGAGTCGGCTTGCTTATTTTGCTAAAAAGTATTTTAGGCCTTTAACAGCTGTCTTTAAAACCCTGGCTTCAATTGGGGTTGAAAATGTTAAAAAATTAGAGATGGTAGCAGTCAGTGATTTTGAAATAGCAGCTATCGCAGGGAATAAAAGCAATTTATTTTTAGGCAGATTTCTAAACAAAGAAAATGACGGGAGGATTAGAGTAAAATCTGTTAGAATTCCTGGTTTAAAAGATTTTATAGTTTTACCTTATGGCCATAAAGATATTCACTTTCAGGAAGAAACTGCTGATCTTGTGGTTGAGTTTCTTGAATTTGGAAGCTTTAATGGGGTTGATAAAAATGAAAAGTGA
- a CDS encoding HpcH/HpaI aldolase/citrate lyase family protein → MQLIFHLVFSLRRGINFSIYDLTVVKECLSDIINCFCRDEEGYVISGPVWEYFSSADNLNLNQIDQTKNKDLYSKLLKHGKLINKEIDGLLREIILDRLNGFIGKTIIHPSHIRYVNALQTVTREEYRDARQIVSEDDGVIKSYSGNKMNEIKPHRSWAERTICRAQAYGVIENKSDYFKLIFKRKDQE, encoded by the coding sequence GTGCAACTGATTTTTCATCTCGTTTTTTCTTTAAGAAGGGGGATAAATTTTTCGATTTATGATCTGACTGTTGTTAAAGAATGCCTGTCTGATATTATAAATTGTTTTTGTAGAGATGAAGAAGGTTATGTAATTTCTGGACCTGTCTGGGAATATTTTTCTTCAGCGGATAACTTAAATTTAAATCAGATTGATCAGACAAAAAACAAAGATTTATATTCAAAGTTGTTAAAACATGGAAAATTGATAAACAAAGAGATTGATGGTCTATTAAGAGAAATAATCTTGGACAGGCTGAATGGATTTATAGGGAAAACTATAATTCATCCTTCTCATATAAGATATGTAAATGCTCTACAAACTGTCACTAGGGAAGAATACAGGGATGCCAGACAAATAGTTTCTGAAGATGATGGTGTAATAAAAAGCTACAGTGGTAATAAGATGAACGAGATTAAACCTCACCGAAGCTGGGCAGAAAGAACAATTTGCAGGGCACAAGCATATGGAGTGATAGAAAATAAAAGTGATTATTTTAAATTAATTTTTAAGAGAAAAGACCAGGAATAA
- a CDS encoding flavodoxin domain-containing protein: protein MRTLIVYWSKTGFVKKYAEWIAEELEADLIPGRKIKPEKLKNYDQLIFGGSLYAVGIKGADFIKKNIKILEAKKTAVFATGASPAKNEIIEEVKNKNFTEKEQKYFKFFYLRGGFNYSKLGFKDKVLMGIMKWKLNSKKNKGEKLTEEEKGMLAAYEEPVDFTERENIREIVEYFKV from the coding sequence ATGAGAACTCTAATTGTTTACTGGTCCAAAACTGGTTTTGTTAAAAAATATGCTGAGTGGATTGCTGAAGAACTTGAGGCCGATTTAATACCTGGTAGAAAAATTAAACCAGAAAAACTAAAAAACTACGATCAGCTTATTTTTGGCGGCAGTCTTTATGCAGTAGGAATTAAAGGAGCAGATTTCATCAAAAAGAATATAAAAATACTTGAAGCTAAGAAAACTGCTGTTTTTGCAACTGGAGCCTCACCAGCTAAAAATGAAATTATTGAAGAAGTGAAAAATAAAAATTTTACTGAAAAAGAGCAGAAATATTTTAAATTTTTCTATCTTCGTGGCGGATTCAATTATAGCAAATTAGGATTTAAAGATAAAGTATTAATGGGTATTATGAAATGGAAATTAAACAGTAAAAAGAACAAAGGGGAAAAACTGACGGAAGAAGAAAAAGGCATGCTTGCAGCATATGAGGAGCCGGTTGATTTTACAGAGCGTGAGAATATCAGGGAGATAGTGGAGTATTTTAAAGTTTAA
- a CDS encoding Swt1 family HEPN domain-containing protein, with translation MNWGDMEIEKNDGFKAQRKLKIPNQWIHSHYYEIFNILFRIENSLRIFVYIILKEQYQDGWDSIQITSDDNEKGTISSIAKRRMSQDEDYGYLGYSVTCPMMYLTSGELISIIVSDSYWKYFNDYFNCKRKLVKTKLDEISNVRNALAHFRPMKKEDVELVKQNGNHILNSVEKGLLNIIQITDIVPTNTQEKWYESLSNIENEYCNLFFYQSSDEKWIKIDINYHCSRNFFREVIRFYSR, from the coding sequence ATGAATTGGGGAGATATGGAAATTGAAAAAAATGATGGTTTTAAAGCACAAAGAAAACTAAAAATACCTAACCAATGGATACATTCACATTATTATGAAATATTTAATATATTATTTCGAATAGAAAATTCTTTGAGAATATTTGTATATATAATATTAAAAGAGCAATACCAAGATGGTTGGGATTCCATTCAAATTACTAGTGATGACAATGAAAAAGGAACTATTAGTTCAATTGCTAAAAGAAGAATGAGTCAAGATGAAGATTATGGTTATTTAGGTTATTCAGTAACTTGCCCTATGATGTACCTTACTAGTGGAGAATTAATTAGTATAATTGTTTCAGATTCTTATTGGAAATACTTTAATGATTATTTTAATTGCAAAAGAAAACTGGTTAAAACTAAATTAGATGAAATTAGTAATGTTAGAAATGCTTTAGCTCATTTTAGACCAATGAAAAAAGAGGATGTAGAATTAGTTAAGCAAAATGGAAATCATATTTTAAATTCAGTTGAAAAAGGTCTTTTAAATATAATTCAGATAACTGATATTGTTCCTACAAATACTCAAGAAAAGTGGTATGAATCTTTGAGTAACATAGAAAATGAATATTGTAATTTGTTCTTTTATCAAAGTTCAGATGAAAAATGGATAAAAATAGATATTAATTATCACTGCTCTAGAAATTTTTTCAGGGAAGTAATCAGATTCTACAGCAGATGA